A region from the Lycium barbarum isolate Lr01 chromosome 8, ASM1917538v2, whole genome shotgun sequence genome encodes:
- the LOC132607847 gene encoding uncharacterized protein LOC132607847, giving the protein MGMAITAYKIKHAGDRYATSLIISGFTRMLKHWWDNYLSEDNRAQILGAITIGSVLKMEGNNQVAVEEAMEDASATLIYSIAKHFIGEPKHFQDRSLELLNNLKCPKLDDFRWYKDMFLEKVKIREDCGNDFWKERFISSLPSLFTEKVRTKIKDRFNGRIPYENLTYGDIISYINVTGLDLCTDLKLKNFLEKHQQQSRKDLGSFCQDFGFETISAPSKTSSKIAKKSTTSKPHYRKKKNVDNSYKNKRFKRSPKKNSGDTCWTCGKTGLRSNECRVNNRKKKKINLLEVDDKIKNELYTILEDNDNTSSSSSEISDIEI; this is encoded by the coding sequence ATGGGTATGGCTATCACAGCTTACAAAATTAAACATGCTGGAGATAGATATGCTACTTCTTTAATTATTTCTGGTTTCACAAGAATGTTAAAACattggtgggataattatctCTCTGAAGATAATAGAGCCCAAATTCTAGGAGCCATAACCATAGGTTCTGTATTAAAAATGGAAGGAAATAACCAAGTAGCCGTTGAAGAAGCAATGGAAGATGCTTCAGCAACACTAATTTACAGTATTGCTAAACACTTCATTGGAGAACCAAAACATTTCCAAGATAGAAGTCTAGAATTATTAAACAATCTTAAATGCCCCAAATTAGATGAttttaggtggtataaagataTGTTCCTAGAAAAAGTTAAGATAAGAGAAGACTGTGGTAATGATTTCTGGAAAGAAAGGTTTATTAGCAGTCTACCTTCATTATTCACCGAAAAGGTTAGAACCAAAATCAAGGATAGGTTCAATGGAAGAATCCCATATGAAAACCTTACCTATGGAGATATAATTAGTTATATTAATGTAACGGGATTAGATCTATGCACAGATTTAAAGCTGAAAAATTTCTTagaaaaacatcaacaacaatctcgAAAGGATTTAGGAAGCTTTTGTCAAGACTTTGGTTTTGAAACAATCTCAGCACCATCCAAAACATCGAGTAAAATAGCAAAGAAATCTACTACTTCAAAACCTCATTATAGGAAAAAGAAGAATGTAGATAATTCTTATAAAAACAAAAGATTTAAAAGATCACCAAAAAAGAATTCTGGAGATACATGCTGGACATGTGGCAAAACAGGCCTCAGATCTAATGAGTGTCGAGTCAAtaatagaaagaaaaagaagataaatCTTCTTGAAGTTgatgataaaataaaaaatgaactcTACACTATTTTAGAAGATAATGACAACACTTCATCTTCTTCTAGTGAAATTAGTGACATCGAAATCTAA